ATAAAAGCAATAAATATATTTTTTAAATATTTTTAACATTAATTTTAATTATAATTCAAAGATACTTATACCTGAAAAATAAAATTAAGATAAACTTCACCAAGACAAAATTGAGTACTTACACCTAATCAATTAACTATTCAACTTAATGATCGAGTAGGAGGAAAATAATTATGTTATTTTTCGTCCTCTTACACCACCGTGCATACCGTTCTGGTACACAGCGGTTCTTTAAGAATTATGTGCTTTCATATAAATAGCCGGAAGGCTGTCTAAACCTACGGTTTTAAAGAATTGATTATTTAGAGTAGTTTGTAAAATAGGACTATTAGCTATACGCCAGTATCCCTTTCAGGTATTGGCATATTTTATTACTTGATAGTGATTAAAACCCAATATTTTCAAATTTCTATATCTAGTTTTAACCTTTTTCCATTGTTTCCATTACACATTCTTAAACTTTGTTTAATCCATGTTCCAAAGCTCTTAATTATTCCTTTACAGTTTGCTATTCCATAATATTTTATAATCTAATTGCATATTCTGCCTTGATAATATTCTTTCTAAGGAACCATATTTAAGCGCATTGGTTTCTCCACTTGTAGTTGCCGTATTTATTACTCTATGCACTTCCTGTTTATCATTAGGTTCCACCTTACTTTTAGCTTTGGAGCCCAAATATTTAATTTTCTGCAATCCTTGGTAGTATTGGACTTTGTTTTGTTTAGCAAACTCATCCATTCCTAATAAGCCTTGTATATAGTTCGTATTCCTCAGACCGAGATTTTACCTCCGACTTCCTTCGGATTCCATCTCGCCATGGACGCCCTTGCCGTTAACTAGTGGCTCCCACTACCAAGCCCACAACGGACTTTCACCGTCAAGTTGTTGCCCATGCTGAGCACACAAAAAAATATTACTAGAAAAACTAATTTCAAGTAATATTCTGTGTATTTCTATAAAATATACAAATCTATTTATATTTTATACCATCTATCTATACAGCTTTATATTTCTAATATATTCCCTGTATTATTTAAAAAAAACTTATCATTTAACTCCTTTAATTTTGTTGTAGCAAATTCTCCTGTACAATGTGAAACCCCTATAATATCAATATCCAATTCATTAAGAGCATCTATAGTTTTCTTTACTCTATTTTCATCCGATTTAATTAAATGAGTTCCTCCTAATACAGCATATATCTTTTTATTTAATCTTTTACTTATATTGCTCAATATATTAACAATACCTACATGGCTACACCCTGCTAAAACTACTAATCCTTTATAAGTGTTTATAACCAATGCCATCTCCTCTTTAAAATTATCTAATATATAGCCTTCCCCTTTTTTTATTACCATATTAGGTGTAAATTCTTCAAACTTATTATCTTGTTTAAAGTTTGTAACTAAAAATATATTAGGTTCTATCTCTAAAATATCTTTCTCAACGTAGTTTATAGGTATACCATTATCTATTAAATATTTTTCATCAAAATCTATACCTAAATATTTATATTCTCTTTCTTTACCCATCTTGAATTTATTGCTATTTTCAAAAAAATACTCACTTATATAAAGTTCTGGATAGCATTTTATGCTTTCTATAAAACTTCTTACTCCACCACAATGATCATAGTGGGCATGACTTAATATCATATAATTAGTCTGCTGTAAATCAATATTTAATTTTTCAGCATTTTTTATAAAATTTCCAGAAGAACCAGTATCAAATATTATATTACACCTAGGAGTATTTATGTACATAGAAAGACCATGTTCTCTTATCAATTCACTTTTTTCTTTTTTAGAATCTTCTATCAGAGTAGTTATCTTAATACTCATATCCCTCTCCCCCCTAATAGGTTTTCGTGTAAATTAATTACAAACTCACTATAATTTTACCACAAATTTGTATCTTTAAAATATATTTATATTGTTTTTTAATAAAGTATTCATTTTTCCTTATACAAGTATCCAAATTTATTTATATAAATATAATAATAGTAGTGGAAAAAAATTTCAGGAAATATTTAAATAAACTAGCAATCACATGAAGATATGCGTAGTATTAGATATAGATGAATTAGATAATAAATTGCATATTTTCGGATCTGATTCTCATGATAATAGTGCTATATGGCTTGACTACCCATTACTTATAATGGATGTTTATGAACATGCTTATTTTATTGATTTTGGAATGGATAAGAAAAAATATATGGATGCTTTCTTCCAAAATATAAACTGGAATTTAGTAAATAATAGATTAAATATGTACTATAATCTAATAAATTCTTTAAACAATAATATATTTTTAGCTAATAACATGAATTATAGAAATATGTTTTATTAAAGTTTATCAAAATTAAAACATAAAAATGGGACCTCAAAATAAAATTAAAACTATTTTGAGACATTCCCATAAAGTAGTTTACCTTAAACTATAATACAATTACTTGATTAAATTTTTTTACTTCCCATTTTTTATTATATCTTTTATATAAATCTCCACTTATTTTTATTTTATATGGTTTTAAATTTATTAACTCTAGTATTAAATTTAATTTTTCATTTCCGGTGTCTATAAAAAACTTTTTTAATGGATCATATGGATCCATTTCTTTTTTTTCTAGAATGTATTCTTCATACTTTAAAAATATGCTAATTTTTTCATTCACCTCAAAACTTACAGAAAATAAATCTAATATAATTTTAGCTTTAAGCTTTTCATCATCTAAATTTATATAATCCATTCTTTTTATATTATTCATAAACTTACCATGTTCTCTCTTTACTTGTTTTTCTTCTATATCACCAATTTCAAAATAAGAAATACTTATAGGAAGTAAATTAAATATATTCATATTTTTAACACCCTTCCTTGTAAATTCCAAAGGTTGTCCACCTTATATTCCTTTTGTTTCATACATATTATATTATTATTTATAAAAAGTGTTACTAACTTATATTTAATATTACTATTTTTCTTATTTTTTATACATTTATATAAAAATATTCTTATATTCTAGTTTTGATAAAAAGATAGCTTTAAAAGTAAACAAAAATTTACTAATTGAATATTATATATTGACAGGCTAATTTTGTACACAAAGGAGGTTATATTTATGTGGTTTTGTGGTTGGATATGCTGGATATTAGCCTTTATTATAATAATAGCAATAATTTGTAATTGCCTATGTAGATCTAATTGTTGGTGTTAAATTAAATCACTCCCACTTATAAAAGTGGGAGTTTCTTAATATATGATATGTTAATTAATTACTAATTGACACCTATTCATTATAAAAGAATAAACATATTCACAAATTAACCTTATACTTCATAAGCTATATATAGTAATATTTTTGGGGGACTATAATGGATAGATATAAAAAAATAATTTTAAAAGATGCTCTAAAAAATATAAAAACTGCTAAAGAAAATTTATCGTATAAGAAAGATATAAAGAAAGATAATTTAGAAAGCTCTATTATAAATTTTAATGGGGGCAAAGATTTTAACACTATTTTAGATATTGAAACTAATTTAGGTAAAATAAAATTTCCAGGATGGATTACTTTAAAAAAATCTAAAAATTTAGATTCATCTTATTCTGAGCACAGCATAGCTACTTGGATTAAAGAAAAAAGTTTTTCAGATAATTACAGATACATTGTATTTCAAAATCCTATTTGTTCTTTTTATTTAACATATTTCTCATTTTTCCCTATTAAAATAACTGCATTAGATTCAAAAAATAATATACTAAAAGTTGTTGAGGGTGAGAAAAATTGGTGTGATGAAAAAGGTTATAGTGACCTTTCTCAATTAAACATAGCTATAGAAAATAATTTAATTAAATGCATAAAAGTAGAAAGTTTTGCTGAATATATTGGTATACATTCTTTAGAAGCACATAAAAAAATTTTAAATAAAAATAATAAAGAAAATAAAGGATCTAAAAGTCGGGATGAATTTGATACTTTCTTTATAGCTTTATCTGTATATTTATTATTTTTTCATAGAGACAATAATAATCATTACTATAGGAAAAAGAAAAGAAAATAAAAATATAATATAGTTTATTTACCATCCTATTTTAATATATAATTAAATTTATACTAAGTTTATTTTTACATTTTTTTATTATGCATATTATAAAACACTATCAAAATCACAAAAACAAATAATTTTGATAGTGCCTTTTTATTCATTTATAAATATTGAATAATATAATTAATTTTTTATAGAATATATATTATTTTTTAATATACTCCTAATCCATTTAAATACTCTTTATACTTTAAATCAGATTTTAATATATGATTTTCTATCCAATTAACAATGAATTCTAATAAATCCATTAAAAAGTTTTTTTGCTTCTCATCTATCTCTTCCTCATTTATAGATCTAATTTTATTTACAAAAGCATCATGTTCTATTTTGTGTCTATCTAAATTATTATACTCATATTTTCTCATTACCTCTTCTTCATAAGAAAAATGATACACTGTGTATTCTTTTAAAGTTCTTATAGTATTCATAATCTCATCAAAATGATCATATCCATCATTAACTGAAACTATAGTATAAATTTCATCTGCCAATTCAAATAATCTTTTGTGTTGCTCATCAATTTTACTTATGTTACAACTATAAGATTCTTTCCATTCAAACATTAATATATCCCCCTCTAAATATTTTATTTAAAGTTTAAAATTTAATATTAATCGAGCAAATAATATAAATATTATAGTAATTTAAAAAAACAAATATTTATATTATATGTATTCAGGTATATTCCTAATTATTACCTAATATTCATTATCCATAAATAATTATAACATATTCCTGTAGTTTTTCCATATAAAACCTAATAATTTTATTTTTTATCTAAAACTTCATAATCCACTTCTACAAATTTATCCTTATAAAATTCATCTGATTCTCCATATACTCTTACTTCTTTCTTTATAGCTTTTTCCTTTATAAATTTTCCAGTAAACTTACTGAATTTAACTCCACCATCTAAAGTTATTCCAGCTATATTAAAAACAGATTTAGTTGTTATAGCTCCTATTTTCCCTAATAATTTCCCGCTTCCTTTTGCTCCCTTAGCCATAGTATTATGATTATTTTGCTTTAGACTTTTATATAAAATTTTACCTGTATTTTCACATGCATTTTCAATATTATTTCCTAAAAAATTTCCTGTAGATTTTATAAAATTGCTTACTTTATTCATAAAGTCCTCCTTTTATATATATTAATACTCTCTACTATATATCTTAATAATATATATCATTTATATCAATATTATCTATAGAAAATTTCTTTATAATCTATTAATTAAAACTTGATGATTTTTCTCTAAAAACTATATATAATTATTATAATGAAAAGATTTTCATTATTAAAGTATATTCTAAGGTTATATTAAACATTTTTATAGCTTGTATAAATATATGTTTTCTTATATTATAAAGTATATACTATTTAATGTATTTTAAGCAATTTAACATACACATTATTCTATATATAGCATATTTATATAATTAGTAATATATTATATATTAATAAAAAGGAGAAAAACTATGACTTTATATGATGAAAACAATTTACATATAATAAAAGATAATTTAAGATATTTAAAATTATTGTCAAAACAGTATCCTAGCATCTCAAGTGCTAGTTCAGAAATTATAAATCTTCAAGCAATATTAAATCTTCCTAAGGGAACAGAACATTTTATAAGTGATGTTCATGGAGAATATGAATCTTTTACTCATATGCTAAAAAATGCATCAGGAGTTATTAAAAGAAAAATAGATGATGTCTTTGGAACTTCTTTAAGAGAATGTGACAAAAGAAATTTAGCTACACTAATATACTATCCTGAACAAAAATTAGATTTAATAAAAAAATCCGAAAAAAACTTAGAGGATTGGTACAAAATAACTTTATATAGATTAATAAGACTATGCCAAATAGTTTCTTCTAAATATACTAGATCTAAAGTTAGAAAATCTCTACCTTCTGATTTTGCTTATATTATTGAAGAATTATTAAATGAACAAGGTGATAGAGTAGATAAACAAGAATATTACAATGGCATAATTGAAACTATTATAGATATTGATAGGTCTTCTGAATTTATAATTGCTATATCAAATGTTATTCAAAGATTAGTAGTGGATAAGCTTCATATAATAGGAGATATTTATGATAGAGGTCCTGGAGCTGAAATTATAATCGAAGCTTTGAGTAAACATCACTCTATAGACATACAGTGGGGTAATCATGATATCGTATGGATGGGCGCTGCTGCTGGATGTGAAGCCTGTATTGCTAATGTAATAAGAATATCACTTCGTTATGCTAATTTATCCACATTAGAAGATGGATATGGTATAAATTTATTGCCATTGGCTACTTTTGCTATGGATTTTTATAAAGAAGATAATTGTGAAAATTTTAAACCTAGAACTATAGATAAAAATTTAAACGAAACAGATATAAAACTTTTGTCCAAAATGCATAAAGCTATATCAATAATTCAATTTAAATTAGAAGGTCAAATAATTAAAAGAAGAACTGAATTTAAAATGGAAGAAAGATTATTATTAGATAAAATAAATATAAATGAAGGAATCTTAAATCTGAATGGGAAAACTTATAAATTAAATGATACTAATTTCCCTACATTAAATAAAGAAAATCCTTATGAATTAAATGAACGAGAAAAAGATTTAGTAGAGAAGCTTACAAATTCTTTTATTAACAGTGAAAAGCTACAAAGACATATAAAATTTTTATATAGTAATGGAAGTCTTTATTTAAAATATAATTCTAATTTACTATATCATGGTTGTATACCTTTAAATGAAGATGGCTCTTTAAAAGAAGTAACTCTATGTAATGAAACCTTAAAAGGTAAATCCCTTTTAGATAAATTAGATCGTTTATCAAGAGAAGCTTATTTCTTCAAAAAAGATCCAGAATCAAAATTATATGGTATGGATATGATGTGGTATTTATGGTGTGGTCCTAATTCTCCTTTATTTGGTAAAAGAAGAATGACTACTTTTGAAAGATATTTTTTAAATGATAAAGATACTCATAAAGAAGAAAAAAATCCTTATTACAAATATAGAAATGATGAAAAAATGTGTACACTAATATTTAAAGAATTTGGATTAGATGTTGAAAATTCTCATATAATAAATGGGCATATTCCTGTAAAAACCAAAGAAGGTGAAAGTCCTATAAAAGCTAATGGTAAGCTATTAGTTATAGATGGCGGCTTTTGCAAGGCCTACCAGCCGCAAACAGGTATTGCAGGGTATACATTAATTTATAATTCTTATGGGTTGCTTTTAACTTCTCATGAACCTTTTAGCTCTATACACAAAGCTATAGTAGAAGGAAATGATATACTTTCTTCTACCATAATACTAGAACATGTATCTTCAAGAAAAAGAGTACTAGATACAGATGGTGGTAACGAAATAAAAAAACAGATACATGATTTAGAAATGTTATTAGTTGCTTATAGAAAAGGTCTTATAAAAGAAGAAAATGAACCAAATATAAAACTTTAGATAATTTATAATTTTTATAATATAATAAAAGACCACTTTTATCTTTATAAGAAAAGTGGTCTTTTATATTCTTATGCTCCGTAAATAACCGATAAAACATTACCTACCTTTTTATTTTATAGTGCATAGAATTGAATACTACACTTAATATATGTTTTTTTCAGTTTATTATTTATAATAAAAATTTCTATACTATCATTTCTTCTGCGTCTGCTACAATATCCAAGTAAAATTCTAACTCTTTATTATATACATATTTACTAAAAGCTTCGCTTATAGCCTTGCTAGATTGTCTATAAAATATAGATGGTGAATTATTAACTGCATAATAAAATTTTCCATCTTTATTATATATAGGCTCAGATGCTGTAGTATGTCTTGCACCTTCTATAGCTTTTCCAAGATTAGCTGCTGCATCTATTATCAAACAATTTTTCTTTAATCTCATTTGATCTTCTAAAGTAAGTATATGCTTATTAGGATTATCCATTTCTATTCCATTAATTATTATATCGAATTCTTCTAATTCATCTTTTAATTGATTCATAGTTTTTCTATAAAACATTCTTATATCTGGATTAAATTTAGATACTGCTGAAAAGGCACCTTGAGATACATTGCCTGATCCTAATATAGCAACTTTAGTTTCTGAAGTCGGTATGCTTCCATAATTCATAATTGCATGCATAGTAGATGCATAACCTGCTATATAACTATTTTTTCTTACAAAATTAGATGGAATCCAGTCCATTGGAATTACATAGTTTTTATAATAGATTGAAGGATGAATATTATCTAAATCTACTATAATTAAATTTTTAGGTATGCCTTGTTCTTCCATGAATGTCTTTCCTGATCCTTCTGGATGTGTCCAGCCAACTATAATTTGGCCTTCTCTTATATGCTTATAATCTTGAGGTTTTAGAACCTTTAATGAAAATACACCTTCACAGGTTTTAAATATTTCTTCTCGAGATGATATAGTGCAACCTGCTTTTACATATTCATCATCTGAAATTCCTAAATTTTCACCAAAACCTGTTTCTACAAGTATTTCATTGTTAAAATTCTTAACATGTTCTGGTAATAGAGCAACCCTTTTTTCATTTGGATGGTTTGGTATCAAAAATCCTAATTTCATATATTACCTCCTTTATTATTTTTACAATAACTATAATATTTAAGAATATTTATTATAGTTACAACTTTATAACATATATAAAGTTGTTAAATATCAATAATATTATACACCATACGAATTTTTGTGTCAAAAATATAAAAAATGTTAAATTTAAACTTAGTATTGGTAGCATTAATATTCAAAATATAGTAAGATGTTATAGGATACCATATATAGTACTCATATTTTTAATTATGCATATTGGGAGGAATCATTTATGAAAAATAGTACTGGTCCTTTATATAAAAATATAGCCTTAGATATAGCTAATCGTATAGTTAGAGGTAAATTAAAAAGTGACGAAAAAATAAGTGGCAGATCTACATTAGCTAGTATGTATAATGTATCTCCTGAGACTATAAGGAGAGCTGTTGCACTATTAGAGGATATGAGTGTTGTTAAATCTACCAAAGGTAGTGGCATAGAAATATTATCTATATCTGCTGCTGAAAAATTTATAGAAAGAAATAAATCTAATGTGTATCTAGCTACAGTAAAAGAAAATATAGAGGATATCCTTCTTAGAAAAAAAAGATTAGATGAAGAATTACAAGAGAATTTTAATAAGATATTAGACTTAATGGATCGTTTCGAGAATATTTCCCCTTTTACCTTAATAGAAGTAGGTGTTGAAGAAAATTGCAAATTTATAGGTAAAAAAGT
Above is a window of Clostridium sporogenes DNA encoding:
- a CDS encoding hemerythrin family protein; the encoded protein is MFEWKESYSCNISKIDEQHKRLFELADEIYTIVSVNDGYDHFDEIMNTIRTLKEYTVYHFSYEEEVMRKYEYNNLDRHKIEHDAFVNKIRSINEEEIDEKQKNFLMDLLEFIVNWIENHILKSDLKYKEYLNGLGVY
- a CDS encoding fructose-bisphosphatase class III translates to MTLYDENNLHIIKDNLRYLKLLSKQYPSISSASSEIINLQAILNLPKGTEHFISDVHGEYESFTHMLKNASGVIKRKIDDVFGTSLRECDKRNLATLIYYPEQKLDLIKKSEKNLEDWYKITLYRLIRLCQIVSSKYTRSKVRKSLPSDFAYIIEELLNEQGDRVDKQEYYNGIIETIIDIDRSSEFIIAISNVIQRLVVDKLHIIGDIYDRGPGAEIIIEALSKHHSIDIQWGNHDIVWMGAAAGCEACIANVIRISLRYANLSTLEDGYGINLLPLATFAMDFYKEDNCENFKPRTIDKNLNETDIKLLSKMHKAISIIQFKLEGQIIKRRTEFKMEERLLLDKININEGILNLNGKTYKLNDTNFPTLNKENPYELNEREKDLVEKLTNSFINSEKLQRHIKFLYSNGSLYLKYNSNLLYHGCIPLNEDGSLKEVTLCNETLKGKSLLDKLDRLSREAYFFKKDPESKLYGMDMMWYLWCGPNSPLFGKRRMTTFERYFLNDKDTHKEEKNPYYKYRNDEKMCTLIFKEFGLDVENSHIINGHIPVKTKEGESPIKANGKLLVIDGGFCKAYQPQTGIAGYTLIYNSYGLLLTSHEPFSSIHKAIVEGNDILSSTIILEHVSSRKRVLDTDGGNEIKKQIHDLEMLLVAYRKGLIKEENEPNIKL
- a CDS encoding MBL fold metallo-hydrolase, with protein sequence MSIKITTLIEDSKKEKSELIREHGLSMYINTPRCNIIFDTGSSGNFIKNAEKLNIDLQQTNYMILSHAHYDHCGGVRSFIESIKCYPELYISEYFFENSNKFKMGKEREYKYLGIDFDEKYLIDNGIPINYVEKDILEIEPNIFLVTNFKQDNKFEEFTPNMVIKKGEGYILDNFKEEMALVINTYKGLVVLAGCSHVGIVNILSNISKRLNKKIYAVLGGTHLIKSDENRVKKTIDALNELDIDIIGVSHCTGEFATTKLKELNDKFFLNNTGNILEI
- a CDS encoding N(5)-(carboxyethyl)ornithine synthase, translating into MKLGFLIPNHPNEKRVALLPEHVKNFNNEILVETGFGENLGISDDEYVKAGCTISSREEIFKTCEGVFSLKVLKPQDYKHIREGQIIVGWTHPEGSGKTFMEEQGIPKNLIIVDLDNIHPSIYYKNYVIPMDWIPSNFVRKNSYIAGYASTMHAIMNYGSIPTSETKVAILGSGNVSQGAFSAVSKFNPDIRMFYRKTMNQLKDELEEFDIIINGIEMDNPNKHILTLEDQMRLKKNCLIIDAAANLGKAIEGARHTTASEPIYNKDGKFYYAVNNSPSIFYRQSSKAISEAFSKYVYNKELEFYLDIVADAEEMIV
- a CDS encoding GntR family transcriptional regulator is translated as MKNSTGPLYKNIALDIANRIVRGKLKSDEKISGRSTLASMYNVSPETIRRAVALLEDMSVVKSTKGSGIEILSISAAEKFIERNKSNVYLATVKENIEDILLRKKRLDEELQENFNKILDLMDRFENISPFTLIEVGVEENCKFIGKKVNEVKFWQQTGTTMVAYRRGTEIIISPGPNYIFTEGDIIVVIGTHNVYKKVYNFLYEK